From Meles meles chromosome 5, mMelMel3.1 paternal haplotype, whole genome shotgun sequence, one genomic window encodes:
- the SPACA1 gene encoding sperm acrosome membrane-associated protein 1: MVAGRCSGVRSLAAPVFDAPLVRSRRLRLHLGRPSGPRTMSPGGAGCSSGLLLTVGWLLLAGLQSACGTNVTAAAQDPRLAHEGEGENEAEEETETETETEAENEAQSVAEEDVSNTTVVKEVEFGMCTVTCGVGIREVILTNGCPGGESKCIVRVEECRGPVDCGWGRPVSESLESVRLACIHTSPVNRFKYIWKLLRPDQQPIILANDSAILEVRREVHPSVFECSTLDNNEIIASVKFTVYTTSELQMKRSSRPDTDAVLVFVLTIGVIICIFVIFILIFIIINWGAVKSFWGEKASTTEIQSELSSTRYKDSTSLDQSPTEIPGNEDDALSEWNE; the protein is encoded by the exons ATGGTTGCCGGGCGCTGCTCGGGGGTTCGGAGTCTGGCGGCTCCTGTCTTCGACGCACCTCTTGTCAGGAGCCGGCGGCTGCGACTGCACCTTGGTCGGCCGTCGGGGCCGAGAACCATGAGCCCCGGGGGCGCGGGCTGCTCCAGCGGGCTGCTACTGACGGTCGGCTGGCTGCTCCTGGCGGGGCTCCAGTCCGCCTGTGGGACAAACGTCACCGCCGCCGCCCAGGATCCCCGCTTGGCCCACGAGGGCGAGGGCGAGAATGAGGCCGAGGAGGAGACCGAGACCGAGACCGAGACCGAGGCTGAGAATGAAGCCCAGTCTGTGGCTGAGGAGGATG TTTCAAATACGACAGTAGTCAAAGAAGTAGAATTTGGGATGTGCACCGTTACATGTG GTGTTGGTATTAGAGAAGTCATACTAACAAATGGATGCCCTGGGGGTGAATCCAAGTGTATTGTACGGGTGGAAGAATGCCGTGGACCAGTAGATTGTGGCT ggGGTAGACCAGTTTCGGAAAGTCTTGAAAGTGTTAGACTAGCATGTATTCATACATCTCCTGTAAATCGcttcaaatatatttggaaactTCTAAGGCCAGACCAA caACCCATTATCCTTGCAAATGATTCAGCAATCCTGGAAGTACGCAGGGAAGTTCATCCCTCGGTTTTTGAGTGTTCCACTTTggataataatgaaataatagcaTCTGTGAAATTCACAGTCTATACAACAAGTG AATTGCAAATGAAAAGATCAAGCCGACCAGACACTGATGCAGTCCTAGTTTTTGTGCTGACCATAGGAGTTATTATCTGTATATTCGTGATCTTTATACTTATCTTCATAATTATAAACTG GGGGGCAGTCAAGTCTTTCTGGGGAGAAAAAGCCTCAACAACTGAGATACAGTCTGAGCTGAGTTCAACAAGATACAAAGATTCAACTTCTCTTGACCAATCACCAACAGAAATACCAGGAAATGAGGATGATGCTTTAAGTGAATGGAATGAATGA